From one Desulfitibacter alkalitolerans DSM 16504 genomic stretch:
- a CDS encoding acyl-CoA dehydratase activase produces the protein MHGYLGIDVGSVSTNIVVIDDHNEVKHKLYIRTQGQPIKAVQKGLQKVKEEIGEDLTIMGVGTTGSARNLTALMVGADVVKNEITAHAVAASTLVPDAKTVIEIGGQDSKIIIIRNGVVADFAMNTVCAAGTGSFLDQQASRLELPIEEFGRMALHSNNPVRIAGRCSVFAESDMIHKQQMGHSLEDIVAGLCEALVRNYLNNVGKGKNIQSKIVFQGGVAANHGMIEAFKRELKCEVVVPEYHDVMGAIGSALLAKETTKGQSTKFKGFKSAMAQYQASSFECNSCANSCEVIQILEGEEVLARWGDRCGKWENGSMKREQIS, from the coding sequence ATGCATGGGTATTTAGGTATAGATGTAGGCTCTGTGAGTACAAATATTGTGGTTATTGACGATCATAATGAGGTTAAACATAAACTATATATAAGAACCCAGGGCCAGCCCATTAAGGCTGTCCAGAAGGGACTACAAAAGGTAAAGGAAGAAATTGGCGAGGACTTGACCATCATGGGTGTGGGCACAACAGGAAGTGCTAGAAACCTGACTGCTCTTATGGTTGGAGCTGATGTGGTGAAAAATGAGATTACTGCACATGCCGTTGCAGCATCCACTCTAGTACCAGATGCCAAAACGGTAATTGAAATTGGTGGGCAGGATTCAAAGATTATCATTATACGCAATGGGGTTGTTGCAGATTTTGCAATGAACACTGTTTGTGCGGCAGGAACAGGTTCCTTCTTAGACCAGCAGGCCTCTCGACTTGAACTGCCCATAGAGGAATTTGGAAGGATGGCTCTACACAGCAATAATCCTGTTAGGATAGCTGGTCGTTGTTCTGTATTTGCTGAATCTGATATGATACACAAGCAGCAAATGGGTCATTCTCTTGAGGACATAGTGGCAGGTCTTTGTGAGGCACTAGTTCGCAACTATTTGAACAATGTGGGTAAGGGCAAAAATATTCAGTCAAAAATAGTATTTCAGGGTGGAGTAGCCGCCAATCATGGCATGATTGAAGCTTTTAAAAGGGAGCTAAAATGTGAGGTTGTTGTACCTGAATACCATGATGTCATGGGTGCTATAGGTAGTGCTTTATTAGCTAAAGAAACAACAAAAGGGCAGAGCACCAAATTCAAGGGTTTCAAATCAGCAATGGCCCAATACCAGGCCAGCAGCTTTGAATGTAACAGCTGTGCTAATAGCTGTGAGGTTATACAAATACTTGAAGGTGAAGAGGTCTTGGCAAGATGGGGTGATAGGTGCGGCAAGTGGGAAAATGGCAGCATGAAAAGGGAACAAATCAGCTAG
- a CDS encoding IS30 family transposase, with amino-acid sequence MSQYNNTLEARKNKHLSLRERYRIEDLLREGIGPLEIANRLGRNKRTIEREISKGTIKLQNSDLTYRKEYCADVGQRIYDKNGQNKGPGLKIGNDHKLVEHIERKIIKDKYSPDAVIGEIKAKELKFKTSICTKTLYNYIDQGIFLNITNKDLPVKKDKKKRSYSKVRTHRKLKGTSIEDRPPEIETREEYGHWEMDCVVGKRDGGGPVLLVLSERQRREEIIFKIPQKTQEFVKEKLDYLELLHGDGFKKKFKSITVDNGSEFLDYESLEKSLLNQENKRVTVYYAHPYSSWERGTNENINKLIRRFIPKGSNIDDYTEEDIKRIEHWINSYPRRIFGYRSANDMAA; translated from the coding sequence ATGAGCCAATATAATAATACCTTAGAAGCTAGAAAAAATAAACACCTTAGCCTAAGAGAAAGATACAGAATCGAAGATTTGCTAAGAGAAGGAATAGGGCCTCTTGAAATAGCTAATAGGCTAGGTAGAAACAAGCGAACCATTGAAAGAGAAATCTCAAAAGGAACAATAAAGCTTCAAAACAGCGATTTAACCTATCGGAAAGAATATTGTGCTGATGTGGGGCAACGGATTTATGATAAAAATGGGCAAAACAAAGGGCCTGGGCTCAAAATAGGCAATGACCACAAGCTAGTAGAGCACATTGAAAGGAAAATAATTAAAGACAAGTACTCACCGGATGCAGTTATTGGTGAAATCAAGGCAAAGGAACTGAAGTTTAAAACAAGCATATGCACAAAGACTTTATACAACTACATAGACCAGGGGATTTTCTTAAACATCACAAACAAAGATTTGCCTGTTAAGAAGGATAAGAAAAAAAGGTCCTACAGCAAGGTTAGAACCCACAGGAAGCTCAAAGGAACCAGCATAGAAGATAGACCCCCCGAGATAGAGACCAGAGAAGAATACGGTCACTGGGAGATGGACTGTGTGGTAGGAAAACGTGACGGTGGTGGACCTGTCCTGCTCGTATTAAGCGAGAGGCAGCGGCGGGAAGAAATCATTTTCAAAATACCCCAAAAGACTCAGGAATTCGTCAAAGAGAAGCTCGATTACCTCGAACTCCTGCATGGAGATGGGTTTAAAAAGAAATTTAAATCCATCACAGTGGACAACGGAAGCGAGTTTTTGGATTATGAGTCTTTAGAAAAATCACTCCTAAACCAGGAGAACAAACGGGTAACCGTATACTATGCTCATCCATACAGTTCTTGGGAGAGAGGAACCAATGAGAATATAAACAAACTGATACGTCGGTTTATCCCCAAAGGATCAAATATAGATGATTATACTGAGGAAGATATAAAAAGAATAGAGCACTGGATAAACAGCTATCCCCGGAGGATATTCGGTTATCGATCAGCAAACGATATGGCCGCTTAA
- the lysA gene encoding diaminopimelate decarboxylase → MKLHGTSTVNAQGILEIGGCSAVELIEKHGSPLWVMDEELIRNTCQRLSKAFLEKGNSQILYASKAFLTTAMCKIVNEEGLGLDVVSGGELYTALKAGFPMEKVFFHGNNKSLEEIELALKHEVGRIVVDNFYELHVLNGIASELNIKQAILLRITPGIEAHTHEYIKTGQIDSKFGFTLANGQAMEGVKTALKLPFLELKGIHCHIGSQIFEMGSYGHAAHVMIEFMKNIEKETGYVVEELNLGGGLGIYYSEGDEPASIDSYSVIVMTTVKDKCKEFSLPVPRILIEPGRSIAGPAGTTLYRVGSIKNIPGVRKYVAVDGGMNENLRPALYEAKYDVYAANKMNAPKTDKVTITGKCCESGDILAWNVNLPELEPGDILAMPTTGAYGYSMSGNYNRIPRQAVVLVYKGTSEEIVKRETYEDLIRNDIIPERLK, encoded by the coding sequence GTGAAGCTTCATGGTACTTCTACCGTTAATGCTCAAGGGATTTTGGAAATAGGTGGCTGCAGTGCAGTGGAACTAATAGAAAAGCATGGTTCCCCACTTTGGGTTATGGATGAAGAACTCATAAGAAATACCTGCCAAAGATTGTCTAAAGCCTTCTTAGAAAAGGGGAACTCTCAGATTTTATATGCAAGCAAGGCTTTTTTAACAACTGCCATGTGTAAAATAGTCAATGAGGAAGGTCTAGGCCTTGATGTGGTATCAGGGGGAGAGCTCTATACTGCACTTAAAGCTGGGTTTCCTATGGAGAAAGTATTTTTCCATGGCAATAATAAAAGCCTTGAAGAAATAGAGCTAGCCTTAAAGCATGAAGTTGGACGCATAGTTGTAGATAACTTTTATGAGCTTCATGTTTTAAATGGCATTGCAAGTGAATTAAACATTAAGCAGGCCATCCTTTTAAGGATCACACCAGGTATTGAAGCCCATACCCATGAATATATTAAAACTGGTCAAATAGATTCAAAGTTTGGTTTTACACTAGCTAATGGACAGGCCATGGAGGGAGTAAAGACTGCTCTGAAGCTGCCTTTTCTGGAATTAAAAGGTATTCACTGCCACATAGGCTCACAAATTTTTGAAATGGGTTCCTATGGACATGCAGCCCATGTGATGATTGAGTTCATGAAGAACATAGAAAAAGAGACTGGATATGTTGTTGAAGAACTAAACCTGGGTGGTGGGTTGGGAATCTACTATTCTGAAGGTGATGAGCCTGCCAGCATTGACAGCTACTCTGTAATTGTTATGACAACTGTAAAGGATAAATGTAAGGAGTTTTCACTCCCTGTCCCCAGGATACTTATTGAACCAGGCAGATCCATTGCTGGCCCCGCAGGAACCACCCTATATAGGGTAGGATCTATAAAGAATATACCCGGTGTACGTAAGTATGTGGCAGTTGATGGAGGTATGAATGAAAATCTACGTCCAGCCCTTTATGAAGCAAAATATGATGTATATGCTGCTAACAAAATGAATGCTCCTAAGACTGATAAGGTTACCATTACAGGAAAGTGCTGTGAATCAGGGGATATACTTGCATGGAATGTAAATCTGCCGGAGCTAGAGCCTGGAGATATACTGGCCATGCCAACAACAGGTGCCTATGGATACTCAATGTCAGGCAATTATAATAGGATACCAAGACAAGCAGTGGTACTTGTTTATAAAGGCACATCAGAAGAGATAGTAAAAAGAGAAACCTATGAGGATCTTATTAGAAATGACATAATACCTGAAAGGTTAAAATAA
- a CDS encoding CBS domain-containing protein has translation MQVIISHLNLDFDGLASMVAAGKLYPKAKKILPERLSLSVQQFLALYKDSMQLFSPRQIDWHRVEEVIIVDTGGLDRVGYFKDYLKEANLIIYDHHQSSSGSNDRIVFKNIDSVGATVTLLIEQLQKNNITISAFEATIMALGLYTDTGSFCYANTSSRDLHAAAYLLEKGANLGIVSRFSERPLLGEQQNLFNSLMVNSTEFNLKGLDILIAWHRQKNFQGGLSLLASKILEVTGVHALFLVVEMSNKIFVVGRSNTDMIDIQTIVAQFGGGGHSKAASASIKNGNYLEILETIKSLITKTLKPSIYAKDIMSSPVKTVSPETSIEEAAKIMLRYGHTGLPVVKDSEVIGIISRRDVDKAAHHGLGHAPVKGFMSKNVITISKDTSMEEIQNTMIDQDVGRLPVIEDGKLIGIVSRTDVLNYLHGENIKGNEISTVLPVPIEKNVQDLLEDNIPPKLLKIIKHIAAAADIYDYKVYMVGGIVRDLLLGYPSEDIDIVVDGDAIEFAEFLAKKWGGRVTSHKKFGTAKWKLENGVNIDLATARREYYDYPAALPTVERSSLKEDLYRRDFTINAMAIKLSNLNYGVLIDHFHGYRDLQQGKIRILYNLSFVEDPTRILRAVRFEQRFGFAMDSQTLELAQNSVELIESVSNPRIANELKILFRETNVVNSIRRLNYLRIWYHLFGFDINQAKLTQVATLDKIYKKLGKSLDEGIAWICYLGVILYNTDEWIDRLNRYALNNFDRKVIKDIEYSRNIWIKLSNGQKITPGFLHKIFKKTSFNAILFMATVEPTCYNNMMINYLKQRTGLIIPIQGLDLKDMGIKPGPIYKLILAKLEEAYLDGKFRDKDGAKRWVREYLASNGRE, from the coding sequence GTGCAGGTAATTATATCCCATTTAAATTTAGACTTTGATGGTCTCGCTTCCATGGTAGCTGCCGGGAAGCTATATCCCAAGGCAAAAAAGATACTGCCTGAAAGGTTGAGCCTTTCAGTACAGCAATTCCTTGCCCTATATAAAGATAGTATGCAGCTATTCTCACCGCGGCAAATAGACTGGCATCGGGTTGAGGAGGTAATCATAGTAGATACTGGTGGCCTTGACAGGGTGGGCTATTTTAAAGATTATCTCAAGGAAGCTAATTTAATTATCTATGACCATCATCAATCTTCCAGCGGGAGTAATGATAGAATAGTTTTTAAAAATATTGACAGTGTTGGCGCAACAGTAACCCTTTTAATTGAACAATTACAAAAAAACAATATAACTATATCTGCCTTTGAGGCTACAATCATGGCGCTTGGACTCTATACTGATACAGGGTCCTTCTGTTATGCAAACACAAGCTCAAGGGATTTACATGCTGCAGCCTATTTGCTGGAAAAGGGAGCAAATCTGGGAATTGTCTCTAGATTTTCTGAAAGGCCCTTACTAGGGGAGCAACAGAACCTCTTTAACTCTTTAATGGTAAATAGTACAGAATTCAACCTGAAGGGATTAGACATACTAATTGCCTGGCATAGGCAAAAAAACTTTCAGGGGGGTCTATCTCTCTTGGCCAGTAAAATTTTAGAGGTAACAGGTGTACATGCCCTTTTCCTGGTTGTGGAAATGTCCAACAAGATTTTTGTAGTTGGCAGATCAAATACCGACATGATTGACATTCAGACAATAGTTGCCCAGTTTGGAGGTGGTGGACACTCAAAAGCCGCCTCTGCCTCTATCAAAAATGGAAACTATCTAGAAATACTGGAAACAATAAAAAGCCTTATAACAAAAACCCTTAAACCTTCCATATATGCTAAAGACATTATGAGCAGCCCTGTAAAAACAGTTTCGCCTGAGACAAGCATCGAGGAAGCTGCAAAGATTATGCTCAGATATGGTCATACTGGTCTGCCAGTAGTTAAGGATAGTGAGGTAATAGGGATAATATCCAGACGGGACGTGGATAAAGCAGCTCACCATGGGCTGGGGCATGCCCCTGTTAAGGGATTCATGAGTAAAAATGTAATTACAATATCTAAGGATACCTCAATGGAAGAAATTCAAAACACCATGATTGACCAGGATGTGGGAAGGCTTCCGGTTATAGAGGATGGAAAACTTATAGGGATTGTTTCCAGAACTGATGTATTAAACTATTTACATGGTGAAAATATTAAAGGCAATGAAATCAGCACAGTTTTGCCCGTACCCATTGAAAAGAATGTTCAAGATCTGCTGGAAGATAATATTCCTCCCAAGCTTTTAAAGATAATAAAGCACATTGCAGCTGCAGCTGATATTTATGATTATAAGGTTTATATGGTGGGAGGTATAGTGAGAGATCTGTTGCTGGGCTACCCCAGTGAAGATATAGATATAGTTGTAGATGGTGATGCAATTGAATTTGCAGAATTTCTTGCTAAAAAATGGGGAGGCAGGGTCACAAGCCACAAAAAGTTTGGCACTGCCAAGTGGAAATTAGAAAATGGAGTGAACATAGACCTGGCTACTGCAAGAAGAGAATACTATGACTATCCTGCAGCCCTTCCAACTGTGGAAAGGTCAAGTCTCAAAGAGGATTTATATAGAAGGGATTTTACCATCAATGCCATGGCCATTAAGCTTAGCAATTTAAATTATGGAGTCTTAATTGACCATTTTCATGGCTACAGGGATTTACAACAGGGGAAAATTCGTATACTCTATAACTTGAGTTTTGTAGAGGATCCAACTAGAATTCTCAGGGCTGTACGCTTTGAACAGAGGTTTGGCTTTGCCATGGATTCTCAAACCCTGGAGCTTGCACAAAACTCAGTAGAACTCATTGAATCTGTGTCAAACCCCAGAATAGCCAATGAGCTAAAGATCCTTTTCAGAGAGACCAATGTGGTTAATTCCATAAGGAGATTAAACTATCTACGCATCTGGTACCACCTTTTTGGTTTTGATATTAATCAGGCCAAGCTTACCCAAGTAGCTACTCTGGACAAAATCTACAAGAAACTAGGGAAAAGTCTTGATGAGGGTATTGCCTGGATTTGCTATTTGGGGGTAATCCTATATAATACAGATGAATGGATAGACAGATTAAATAGATATGCACTAAATAATTTTGACAGGAAGGTTATCAAAGATATTGAATACTCTAGGAATATATGGATTAAGCTTAGTAACGGCCAAAAGATTACACCGGGTTTCTTACATAAAATTTTCAAAAAGACTTCCTTTAACGCCATACTTTTTATGGCTACTGTGGAGCCCACCTGTTATAATAATATGATGATAAACTATCTAAAGCAGCGTACAGGTCTTATCATCCCCATCCAGGGCTTGGATTTAAAGGATATGGGAATAAAACCAGGTCCTATTTATAAATTAATTCTTGCTAAACTAGAAGAAGCTTATTTAGATGGGAAATTTAGGGATAAAGATGGAGCAAAAAGGTGGGTGCGTGAATATCTTGCTTCAAATGGGAGGGAATAA
- a CDS encoding site-2 protease family protein gives MFFGSLEGFLLGIPAILIAITLHEYAHGKMAAVLGDPTPQAQGRLTFNPLKHLDVMGSLMLVLIGFGWAKPVQVNPFHFKIDREKGMMIVGLAGPAMNLLIAVFAGIGYNLFGSITVPGTGVTFGLFFSYLIWFNVMLAVFNMIPLPPLDGSKVLMGVIPKRKLTIFYTLEAYGPIILLVLLLFGFIGPVIRPIILFIIDFIVRITSFGIF, from the coding sequence ATGTTTTTTGGTTCATTAGAAGGCTTTCTGCTGGGTATACCAGCAATTCTAATTGCAATTACCTTACATGAATATGCCCATGGAAAAATGGCTGCCGTATTAGGTGATCCTACTCCACAAGCCCAGGGCCGACTAACCTTTAACCCTTTAAAGCACTTGGATGTTATGGGCTCCTTAATGTTAGTTCTAATTGGCTTTGGATGGGCAAAGCCTGTTCAGGTTAATCCCTTTCATTTTAAGATTGATAGGGAAAAGGGGATGATGATTGTAGGACTTGCAGGACCTGCAATGAATTTGCTTATTGCAGTTTTTGCTGGGATAGGCTACAACCTTTTTGGTTCTATAACAGTTCCTGGAACAGGAGTGACCTTTGGCCTGTTTTTTAGCTATTTAATATGGTTTAATGTTATGCTGGCAGTGTTTAACATGATACCCCTGCCTCCCCTTGATGGTTCCAAGGTGCTTATGGGAGTAATTCCTAAAAGAAAACTGACAATATTCTACACTTTAGAGGCTTACGGGCCTATTATCCTGCTAGTACTATTATTATTTGGATTTATTGGCCCTGTTATAAGACCTATAATACTATTCATAATTGATTTTATTGTTCGGATCACTTCCTTTGGTATATTTTAA
- the trpS gene encoding tryptophan--tRNA ligase, protein MFKGRILSGMRPTGSLHIGHLSVLENWAKLQEEYECFFTIVDWHALTTSFNETESIQENIHEMALDWLSVGIDPEKSCIFVQSHVKQHAELHLLFSMITPLSWLERCPTYKDQVQQLSKEGKDIATYGFLGYPLLQAADILVYKADTVPVGEDQLPHLEFCREIARRFNYLYKREIFPEPRAVLAKVSLLPGLDKRKMSKSYNNYIAINEAKDALQQKVRQMVTDPSRIHKTDPGNPDICVVSTYHGIYTPDEVTDIQESCKQGTIGCVACKKKLAQQMEVALAPYRDKRDYYAQRPGLIKEILQNGKEKAEARAEATLHEVRKAMHL, encoded by the coding sequence ATGTTTAAGGGAAGAATTTTAAGCGGTATGAGACCGACTGGCAGTCTGCACATAGGTCATTTAAGTGTATTGGAAAACTGGGCAAAACTCCAGGAGGAATATGAATGCTTTTTTACAATAGTTGATTGGCATGCCCTTACTACAAGCTTTAATGAAACAGAGAGTATACAAGAAAATATTCATGAGATGGCTCTTGATTGGTTAAGCGTTGGAATAGACCCAGAAAAAAGCTGCATCTTTGTACAAAGCCATGTTAAACAGCATGCAGAGCTGCATTTGCTTTTTTCCATGATAACTCCCCTATCATGGTTAGAAAGATGTCCCACATACAAAGACCAGGTACAGCAGCTGAGCAAAGAAGGCAAGGACATTGCCACCTATGGCTTTTTGGGCTATCCCTTGCTGCAGGCTGCAGATATTCTAGTTTACAAGGCAGATACTGTTCCAGTGGGTGAGGATCAGCTCCCCCATTTGGAATTTTGTCGTGAGATAGCAAGGCGTTTTAATTATTTATACAAAAGGGAGATTTTTCCCGAGCCCAGGGCAGTTCTGGCAAAGGTTTCACTTCTTCCTGGACTGGACAAGCGCAAAATGAGCAAGAGCTACAACAACTATATAGCAATTAATGAAGCCAAGGATGCATTACAACAAAAGGTTAGGCAGATGGTTACAGATCCCAGCAGAATCCACAAAACTGATCCTGGCAACCCAGACATTTGCGTTGTTTCTACTTATCATGGAATATACACCCCAGACGAAGTGACAGACATTCAAGAGAGCTGCAAACAGGGAACCATTGGGTGTGTTGCTTGCAAGAAAAAGCTGGCTCAGCAAATGGAGGTTGCACTAGCCCCCTACAGGGACAAAAGGGACTATTATGCACAAAGACCTGGATTAATCAAGGAGATCCTGCAAAATGGCAAGGAAAAAGCTGAAGCAAGGGCTGAAGCTACATTACATGAGGTTAGAAAAGCTATGCATTTGTAA
- a CDS encoding segregation and condensation protein A produces the protein MDYKVNLECFQGPLDLLLHLIEKQELNIYDIPISVITDQYLSYIENLDELNLDFACDFLVMAATLLSIKAKMLLPKPKREVIHEEMEEDDPRNTLVQHLLSYKKIKEAAQILKDIERQQRLKIARPIDKEHFISVLFPDMPVIGLGMDELLGALENLLKKSEPEKAHIIQKKQYFIKNQMNAILAAIKSRKRLLFRELFVSRPSVLEIIVTFLALLELSKLQKVRVVQEDVFGQITILKN, from the coding sequence ATGGACTATAAGGTAAATCTAGAGTGCTTTCAAGGGCCGTTAGACCTGCTGCTCCATCTCATTGAAAAACAGGAATTAAACATTTATGACATACCAATATCAGTAATTACAGATCAGTATCTGTCCTATATAGAGAATCTGGATGAGCTTAATCTTGACTTTGCCTGCGACTTTCTGGTAATGGCAGCTACCCTGCTGTCTATTAAAGCTAAAATGCTTCTGCCCAAGCCTAAAAGGGAAGTAATCCATGAGGAAATGGAAGAAGATGATCCAAGGAATACCCTTGTCCAACATCTGCTTTCATACAAAAAAATCAAGGAGGCAGCCCAGATTCTCAAGGATATTGAGAGACAGCAGAGATTAAAAATTGCCAGGCCCATTGACAAAGAACATTTTATTAGTGTGCTTTTCCCGGATATGCCTGTGATTGGTTTAGGTATGGATGAGCTTTTAGGAGCATTGGAAAACCTCCTTAAAAAGTCAGAGCCTGAAAAGGCTCACATTATTCAAAAAAAACAGTACTTTATTAAAAACCAGATGAATGCTATATTAGCAGCCATTAAAAGCAGGAAACGATTGCTTTTTAGAGAATTGTTCGTTTCTCGACCTAGTGTTTTAGAAATAATCGTTACATTTTTGGCTTTACTTGAGCTTTCAAAGCTGCAAAAGGTCAGGGTTGTGCAGGAGGATGTTTTTGGGCAAATTACAATCCTGAAAAATTAG
- the scpB gene encoding SMC-Scp complex subunit ScpB has protein sequence MVLFFKNESKGILESLLFVAAEPLTIGRLAQITEMDEDAVEELLKEIQEEYTAPHKGLLIEEVGGGYRIITRPEYVAYVEKLYKPQINPLSQAALETLAIIAYKHPVTKAEIETIRGVKADSVVATLLERGLIEEVGRKDGPGRPILYGVTKKFLYYLGLNDLKQLPQIDGLWEVQKT, from the coding sequence ATGGTCCTTTTCTTTAAAAATGAAAGCAAGGGTATTCTAGAATCACTGCTATTTGTTGCAGCAGAACCTCTTACAATAGGCAGGTTGGCCCAGATAACTGAGATGGATGAGGATGCTGTAGAAGAGCTTTTAAAAGAAATTCAAGAGGAATACACAGCTCCCCATAAAGGTTTATTGATTGAAGAGGTTGGAGGGGGATACAGGATTATAACGCGGCCTGAATATGTAGCCTATGTGGAAAAGCTCTATAAACCACAGATTAACCCCTTGTCCCAGGCCGCCCTTGAAACCCTGGCGATTATTGCCTATAAACATCCAGTAACCAAGGCAGAAATTGAGACTATCAGGGGAGTAAAAGCAGATAGTGTGGTGGCAACCCTGCTTGAAAGGGGCTTAATAGAAGAGGTTGGCAGAAAAGATGGGCCAGGCAGACCTATCTTATACGGAGTTACAAAAAAATTCCTCTACTATTTGGGTCTTAATGACTTAAAGCAGTTGCCTCAGATAGACGGTCTTTGGGAAGTTCAAAAAACTTAA
- a CDS encoding DUF2953 domain-containing protein — translation MTWILIEVFLLIFVFSAIIFILPIKLGVNFIKDGENEDFYIKICIIPGIFSFQVEMPLFKIHLNGFFPAILFQAETEGTSGQPIHKARVYVEKPWFNLKRLIEISPFYKAGILLRLFKRIFKVNKKFFKEIVCQRLIWKTSFGFGDPALTAMSAGGIWAAKSIFYINLQNNVQVNFHKPVYEVNPIFNRREFQVVFDCIFTFRFGHIITAGCKILIISVKSFFAQRG, via the coding sequence ATGACTTGGATATTAATAGAAGTTTTTTTATTAATATTTGTTTTCTCCGCCATTATTTTTATTTTACCCATCAAGCTTGGGGTTAATTTTATAAAGGATGGGGAAAATGAAGACTTTTATATAAAGATCTGCATCATCCCTGGAATATTTAGTTTTCAAGTGGAAATGCCCTTGTTTAAAATCCATCTTAATGGATTTTTCCCTGCTATTCTGTTTCAGGCTGAAACAGAGGGTACAAGTGGTCAGCCAATTCATAAGGCCAGGGTCTATGTTGAAAAACCATGGTTTAACCTGAAAAGGCTAATAGAGATATCTCCCTTTTACAAGGCCGGCATTCTCCTTAGACTTTTTAAACGTATATTTAAAGTAAACAAAAAGTTTTTTAAAGAAATAGTCTGCCAGAGACTTATTTGGAAGACTAGCTTTGGATTTGGAGACCCTGCCTTAACTGCCATGTCAGCAGGAGGCATCTGGGCGGCTAAAAGCATTTTTTATATAAATTTACAGAATAATGTCCAGGTGAATTTTCATAAGCCTGTTTATGAGGTTAATCCAATTTTTAATAGAAGGGAATTCCAGGTTGTTTTTGACTGTATATTTACCTTTCGATTTGGCCATATTATTACGGCAGGATGTAAAATCTTGATTATTTCTGTAAAATCATTTTTTGCCCAAAGGGGGTAA
- the ytfJ gene encoding GerW family sporulation protein, whose amino-acid sequence MSEHPIEALMKTAMESIKEMVDVNTVVGDPVETPDGTIIIPISKLTCGFAAGGGEYASGGDDEKKGSENVPFGGGSGGGISLAPMGFLVVGGGHVRLLPVDGNNAVIDRVIDMAPQIASQLQAFFKKSNKEEIKEETLYQGGV is encoded by the coding sequence TTGTCGGAACATCCTATTGAAGCTTTAATGAAAACAGCAATGGAAAGTATCAAGGAAATGGTGGATGTAAATACTGTAGTTGGGGACCCAGTGGAAACTCCTGATGGGACCATAATTATACCTATTTCAAAATTAACATGTGGGTTTGCTGCTGGCGGTGGAGAATATGCCAGCGGAGGGGATGATGAGAAGAAGGGTAGTGAAAATGTCCCCTTTGGCGGTGGAAGTGGTGGTGGAATTTCTCTGGCACCTATGGGTTTCCTGGTGGTTGGAGGAGGACATGTAAGACTTTTGCCTGTGGATGGCAATAATGCTGTCATTGATAGGGTAATTGATATGGCTCCGCAAATTGCCAGTCAGCTGCAAGCCTTTTTCAAAAAATCCAATAAAGAAGAAATTAAAGAAGAAACGCTTTACCAAGGAGGGGTATAA
- a CDS encoding nucleoside recognition domain-containing protein, producing MVNLIWLFLLLSGIVVAAINGNIEIVTKAALESAQTSVTIALELIGIMALWLGVLRIAQDAGLVNAMARLVRPLTVFLFPSVPKDHPAIGAIVMNLSANIMGLGNAATPFGLKAMQELQKLNKNPQEATEAMCTFLALNTGCITLIPATIIGIRVVAGSANPAEIVGTTIFATACAMIVAIIADRILRHRYRKKYGG from the coding sequence ATGGTTAATTTAATTTGGCTTTTTTTACTTTTATCGGGCATTGTGGTGGCAGCCATAAATGGAAACATAGAGATAGTGACAAAGGCTGCCCTGGAATCTGCACAAACCTCTGTAACCATAGCACTGGAGCTCATAGGTATAATGGCACTTTGGCTGGGTGTTTTAAGAATTGCCCAGGATGCCGGGTTGGTAAATGCAATGGCCAGGCTTGTCAGGCCTTTAACGGTCTTTTTGTTTCCCTCAGTGCCCAAAGATCACCCTGCAATTGGTGCCATTGTCATGAATCTAAGTGCTAATATTATGGGCCTTGGAAATGCAGCAACACCCTTTGGCTTAAAAGCCATGCAGGAGCTGCAAAAATTAAATAAAAATCCCCAAGAAGCTACCGAGGCAATGTGTACCTTTTTAGCCCTCAATACCGGCTGTATCACCTTAATACCTGCAACCATTATAGGCATTAGAGTTGTGGCAGGGTCTGCTAACCCTGCTGAAATTGTTGGTACAACTATCTTTGCTACAGCGTGTGCAATGATAGTTGCTATAATTGCAGACAGGATTTTACGTCATAGATACAGAAAAAAATACGGAGGCTAA